A single region of the Arthrobacter sp. zg-Y820 genome encodes:
- the uraD gene encoding 2-oxo-4-hydroxy-4-carboxy-5-ureidoimidazoline decarboxylase — MAADSSEDFLTAFNAAPAADAEAMLRPCVDIPRWSSEIAAARPFATPGELLSFAELAAPDWTEAEIDAALAHHPRIGERPAGNGAEAGFSRGEQASVPGLDGAQDRLLAGNRAYEEKFGRIFLIRAAGRTAEEILASLQERLGNTSAEEIPVIAAQLRDIAILRLEGLLSSMTRSRITTHVLDTGTGKPAAGVAASLWSHGDGGWNRIGAGTTDGDGRIGSLGPEALEPGTYRIDFATGDYFAAAGTNTFFPSVSLVFSLTDPAQHYHVPLLLSPFAYSTYRGS; from the coding sequence ATGGCAGCAGATTCCTCCGAAGACTTCCTCACAGCGTTCAACGCGGCGCCGGCTGCGGACGCGGAAGCCATGCTGCGCCCCTGCGTGGACATTCCCCGCTGGAGCAGCGAAATCGCAGCGGCCCGGCCCTTCGCCACCCCCGGGGAGCTGCTGAGTTTCGCCGAGCTCGCTGCCCCCGACTGGACCGAAGCCGAAATTGACGCCGCGCTGGCGCATCATCCGCGGATTGGCGAGCGCCCGGCCGGCAACGGTGCCGAGGCCGGGTTCTCCCGCGGCGAGCAGGCGTCGGTCCCGGGCCTCGACGGCGCCCAGGACCGGCTGCTGGCCGGCAACCGCGCCTATGAAGAGAAATTCGGGCGGATCTTCCTCATCCGCGCCGCCGGCCGGACCGCCGAGGAGATTCTGGCTTCCCTCCAGGAGCGGCTCGGGAACACTTCAGCCGAAGAAATCCCCGTCATCGCCGCCCAGCTGCGCGACATCGCCATCCTCCGACTCGAAGGATTGCTGAGCTCCATGACCCGCAGCCGCATCACCACCCACGTCCTGGACACCGGAACCGGCAAGCCCGCCGCCGGCGTCGCGGCCTCCCTCTGGTCCCACGGAGACGGCGGCTGGAACCGGATCGGAGCGGGAACCACTGACGGGGACGGCAGGATCGGCAGCCTCGGCCCCGAGGCGCTCGAACCGGGAACCTACCGCATCGACTTTGCCACCGGCGACTACTTTGCCGCCGCGGGAACGAACACCTTTTTCCCCAGCGTTTCCCTTGTTTTCAGCCTGACCGACCCGGCCCAGCACTACCATGTACCGCTGCTGCTGAGCCCTTTCGCCTACTCCACCTACCGAGGAAGCTGA
- a CDS encoding XdhC/CoxI family protein — translation MLDALASAVRGGEPCAAATVVRASGSVPRPVGTSMLITRSGKITGSLSGGCVEAAVAAAAEESLADGRARLETFGYDAADAFAVGLSCGGTLEVLIQPFPPGRLPAVPAAGTPCALITRVDASAAAVPLLVPDPAAAAANPAELLSRHGVELRSLLGVDPRLAAARLAPLLAAGRTGLVELGGTECGGGPVVLFLESRLAPPRLVLIGANDFSAALARQGRLLGYHVTVCDARPAFTTAERFPAAHLVRVQWPDRYLQEQAEAGELDARSVICVLSHDAKFDVPVLVTALQLNVAYVGAMGSRRSHEARMAALRAAGLTGGQLQRLHSPIGLDLGAASPEETALSVFAEVVAGRSGAAASGLPLRECFGPIHPFNRQHVS, via the coding sequence ATGTTGGATGCACTGGCCTCGGCCGTGAGGGGCGGCGAGCCCTGCGCCGCCGCCACCGTGGTCCGCGCGTCGGGGTCCGTTCCCCGCCCCGTGGGCACCTCAATGCTGATCACCCGGTCGGGAAAAATCACCGGGTCCCTGTCGGGCGGCTGCGTGGAAGCCGCCGTCGCCGCCGCGGCCGAGGAGTCGCTCGCCGACGGCCGGGCGCGGCTGGAGACCTTCGGCTACGACGCCGCCGACGCCTTTGCCGTGGGCCTGAGCTGCGGCGGCACCCTGGAGGTCCTGATTCAGCCGTTTCCGCCCGGCCGGCTGCCGGCCGTTCCCGCCGCCGGCACCCCCTGCGCACTGATCACCCGGGTTGATGCCTCAGCTGCTGCGGTGCCGTTGCTGGTGCCCGACCCGGCCGCCGCGGCAGCCAATCCGGCGGAGCTCCTGTCCCGGCACGGCGTGGAGCTGCGGTCCCTGCTCGGCGTGGATCCGCGGCTGGCGGCCGCCCGCCTCGCCCCGCTGCTCGCCGCCGGCCGCACCGGGCTGGTGGAACTGGGCGGCACTGAGTGCGGCGGCGGTCCGGTGGTCCTGTTCCTGGAATCCCGGCTCGCCCCGCCGCGCCTCGTGCTGATCGGCGCCAACGACTTCTCCGCCGCGCTGGCCCGGCAGGGCCGGCTGCTGGGCTACCACGTCACAGTCTGTGACGCCCGGCCGGCTTTCACCACCGCTGAGCGGTTTCCGGCGGCCCACCTCGTGCGCGTGCAGTGGCCGGACCGGTATCTGCAGGAGCAGGCGGAAGCCGGAGAGCTGGACGCCCGGTCGGTGATCTGCGTGCTCTCCCATGACGCCAAGTTCGATGTGCCGGTGCTGGTCACGGCCCTGCAGCTGAACGTGGCCTATGTGGGGGCCATGGGGTCGCGCCGCAGCCACGAGGCGCGGATGGCCGCCCTGCGCGCAGCCGGACTCACCGGCGGGCAGCTGCAGCGGCTGCACTCCCCCATCGGTTTGGACCTTGGCGCCGCCAGCCCGGAAGAAACGGCCCTCTCAGTGTTTGCCGAAGTGGTGGCAGGCCGGTCCGGAGCGGCCGCCAGCGGGCTGCCGCTCCGGGAATGTTTCGGCCCCATCCATCCGTTCAACCGACAACACGTCAGCTAG
- a CDS encoding FAD binding domain-containing protein, producing the protein MDLPTVSELVNTADPRSWRPGDAWLAGGTVLFSYGSDTLERLLDITTAGWEPLTASDAGLEIAATCTIADLYAFPAAAPRTMRALWTALDLVRPCCDSFVASFKIWNVSTVGGNVCAGLPAGPMTSLTAALDGVALLYAADGTTRRLPVAELVTGDGRTGLASGELLRSITVPAAALRSRTAFRRLSLTNLGRSAVLLIGRLGEDGGFVLTVTASTKHPVQLRFPSPPSAAQLRTALGAAVAPELWHDDVHGLPEWRRSMTERLAEEIRAELAAPPAPGSRPKDGSQ; encoded by the coding sequence ATGGATTTGCCCACCGTCTCGGAACTGGTCAACACCGCTGACCCGCGGTCCTGGCGTCCCGGGGACGCCTGGCTCGCCGGCGGCACCGTGCTGTTTTCCTACGGCAGCGACACGCTGGAACGCCTGCTGGACATCACCACGGCCGGGTGGGAACCGCTGACCGCGTCCGACGCCGGTCTCGAGATTGCGGCCACCTGCACCATCGCCGACCTGTATGCCTTTCCCGCGGCCGCTCCCCGGACCATGCGTGCGCTGTGGACCGCCCTGGACCTGGTGCGTCCCTGCTGCGACTCGTTTGTGGCGTCCTTCAAGATCTGGAACGTGTCCACGGTGGGCGGCAACGTCTGCGCCGGGCTGCCCGCCGGACCCATGACCTCCCTCACCGCGGCGTTGGACGGCGTCGCCCTCCTGTACGCCGCTGACGGCACGACCCGCCGGCTGCCGGTGGCCGAGCTGGTGACCGGGGACGGCCGGACCGGCCTGGCGTCCGGGGAGCTGCTGCGCAGCATTACCGTCCCGGCCGCGGCGCTTCGTTCCCGCACCGCGTTCCGGCGCCTGTCCCTGACCAACCTGGGCCGCTCCGCGGTGCTGCTGATCGGCCGCTTGGGGGAAGACGGCGGTTTTGTGCTGACCGTGACCGCCTCCACCAAGCACCCGGTCCAGTTGCGCTTCCCCTCCCCGCCCTCCGCGGCTCAGCTGCGCACGGCACTCGGGGCGGCAGTGGCGCCGGAGCTCTGGCACGACGACGTCCACGGGCTGCCCGAATGGCGGCGCTCCATGACCGAACGGCTCGCGGAGGAAATCCGGGCCGAACTCGCGGCTCCGCCGGCCCCCGGTTCCCGCCCGAAGGATGGTTCCCAATGA
- a CDS encoding molybdopterin cofactor-binding domain-containing protein: protein MTYRINNTKVDAAPFPGQCLRTFLREQGYLGVKKGCDAGDCGACTVHVDGKPVHSCLYPAVRAEEREITTIEGLAGEDALHPMQQQFLDAQGFQCGFCTAGMIMTAATFDEEQKQDLPRNLKGNLCRCTGYRAIEDAVCGVRHAAVHGSGTGNASDERTGSAAAEYAGDIGTGHAGHTGSIGSNVPAPAGPAIVTGSARYTLDLPRAVLPEGLLHLKILRSPYPHARITSIDVSEALAVPGVEAVFTHHDAPLQRFSSAQHELHTDDPDDTRILDDVVRFKGQRVAAVAASSVAAAAEGTRRIRVEYELLPAVFNPAAAMAPGAPLLHPGPDGGSNIVAELHSEIGDLDAGFAAADVVHENTYESQRLQHVALETHAAVAWFDEAGRLTVRTSSQVPFLVRRTLCRIFELQPGSVRVVSGRVGGGFGGKQEVLTEDLVALAALRLNRPVQLELTREEQFTASTVRHPFAVRVRAGAARDGTLTALELDVTTNTGAYGNHAPGVMFHGCGESVAVYRCRNKKVDARAVYTNTIPSGAFRGYGLSQMIFAVESAMDELARGIGMDPLEFRRRNLIAPGDAMLSTAAEPAEDVHYGSYGLDQCVDLVRAALDRGLQSDDTSGADLAAEWLLGTGTAVAMIDTVPPRGHISHAKISLLADGRYGLDVGTAEFGNGTTTVHTQLASTALHTNPGQVVIRQSDTDLVDHDTGAYGSTGTVVAGKATLAAAAELAVLLKGFAASLFANTSAQVQLEAAAVECDGERLSLAEVAARAQEAGIELSAEGRWGGTPRSVAFNVQGFRVGVHGGTGEIRILQSVHAADAGVVVNPAQCRGQVEGGIAQALGAALFEKVRVSDTGEVQTRILREYHVPTFADVPRTEILFADTDDALGPMGAKSMSESPFNPVAPALANAVRDATGLRFSELPLARDSVFLALQAARTA from the coding sequence ATGACTTATCGGATCAACAACACCAAGGTCGACGCTGCCCCCTTCCCCGGCCAGTGCCTGCGCACCTTCCTGCGGGAGCAGGGTTATCTCGGCGTGAAGAAGGGCTGCGACGCCGGCGACTGCGGCGCCTGCACCGTGCATGTGGACGGCAAGCCTGTGCACAGCTGCCTCTATCCCGCTGTCCGCGCCGAAGAGCGGGAGATCACCACCATCGAGGGCCTGGCCGGCGAGGACGCACTGCACCCGATGCAGCAGCAGTTTCTGGATGCGCAGGGATTCCAATGCGGCTTCTGCACCGCCGGAATGATCATGACCGCCGCGACCTTCGACGAAGAACAGAAGCAGGACCTTCCGCGGAACCTGAAGGGCAATCTGTGCCGCTGCACGGGCTACCGGGCCATCGAGGACGCGGTGTGCGGGGTACGGCACGCGGCCGTTCACGGGTCGGGGACCGGGAATGCCAGCGACGAGCGCACCGGGAGCGCCGCCGCGGAATACGCCGGCGACATCGGCACCGGGCACGCCGGGCACACCGGCAGCATTGGCAGCAACGTCCCTGCCCCGGCCGGCCCGGCCATCGTCACCGGGAGCGCCCGCTATACCCTGGATCTTCCGCGCGCCGTCCTGCCTGAGGGGCTGCTGCACCTGAAAATCCTCCGCTCTCCGTATCCGCATGCCAGGATCACCTCGATCGATGTTTCCGAGGCACTGGCGGTCCCGGGCGTCGAAGCAGTCTTCACCCACCACGATGCTCCGCTGCAGCGTTTTTCCAGCGCCCAGCACGAACTGCACACCGATGACCCTGACGACACCCGGATCCTGGACGACGTCGTGCGCTTCAAGGGCCAGCGCGTGGCGGCCGTCGCGGCGTCGTCGGTGGCTGCCGCTGCGGAAGGAACCCGGCGCATCAGGGTCGAGTACGAGCTGCTGCCGGCAGTTTTCAACCCGGCCGCAGCCATGGCGCCCGGCGCTCCGCTGCTGCACCCCGGCCCGGACGGCGGAAGCAACATCGTGGCCGAACTGCATTCCGAAATCGGAGACCTCGACGCCGGGTTCGCCGCCGCCGACGTCGTGCATGAAAACACCTACGAGAGCCAGCGGCTGCAGCACGTCGCCCTGGAAACTCACGCCGCCGTCGCCTGGTTCGACGAGGCCGGCCGGCTCACCGTCCGCACCTCCAGCCAGGTGCCGTTCCTGGTCCGGCGCACCCTGTGCCGGATCTTCGAGCTGCAGCCCGGGTCCGTGCGGGTGGTCTCCGGGCGGGTGGGCGGCGGCTTCGGCGGCAAGCAGGAAGTGCTCACCGAGGATCTGGTTGCCCTGGCCGCGCTGCGCCTGAACCGGCCCGTCCAGCTGGAACTGACCCGGGAGGAGCAGTTCACGGCCAGCACCGTGCGGCATCCGTTCGCCGTCCGTGTCCGGGCCGGAGCCGCCCGCGACGGCACGCTGACCGCGCTGGAGCTGGACGTCACCACCAACACCGGAGCCTACGGAAACCATGCCCCGGGCGTGATGTTCCACGGCTGCGGCGAGTCGGTTGCGGTGTACCGGTGCCGCAACAAGAAGGTGGACGCCCGGGCCGTCTACACCAACACCATCCCCTCCGGGGCGTTCCGCGGTTACGGCCTGAGCCAGATGATTTTCGCCGTCGAATCAGCGATGGACGAACTGGCCCGCGGCATCGGCATGGATCCGCTGGAGTTCCGCCGCCGCAACCTCATCGCTCCGGGTGATGCCATGCTCTCCACTGCCGCCGAACCGGCGGAGGATGTGCACTACGGCAGCTACGGCCTGGACCAGTGCGTGGACCTCGTCCGTGCTGCGCTGGACCGCGGGCTGCAGTCCGACGACACGTCGGGAGCGGACCTGGCTGCGGAATGGCTGCTCGGCACCGGCACCGCCGTCGCCATGATCGATACGGTGCCGCCGCGCGGACACATCTCCCACGCGAAGATATCCCTGCTGGCCGACGGGCGCTACGGGCTCGACGTCGGCACTGCCGAGTTCGGCAACGGCACCACCACCGTCCACACCCAGCTGGCCTCCACTGCCCTGCACACCAACCCGGGACAGGTGGTGATCCGCCAGTCCGATACTGACCTGGTGGACCATGACACCGGCGCCTACGGTTCCACCGGCACGGTGGTGGCCGGCAAGGCCACGCTGGCCGCCGCAGCGGAACTGGCAGTGCTGCTGAAGGGATTCGCTGCGTCGCTCTTCGCCAACACCTCCGCCCAGGTGCAACTGGAGGCCGCGGCGGTGGAGTGCGACGGCGAGCGCCTGTCCCTGGCCGAGGTCGCGGCCCGGGCGCAGGAAGCCGGCATAGAACTGTCGGCGGAGGGACGCTGGGGCGGCACCCCACGGTCGGTGGCGTTCAACGTCCAGGGCTTCCGCGTGGGGGTGCACGGCGGCACGGGTGAAATCCGGATCCTGCAGAGCGTGCACGCCGCGGACGCCGGCGTGGTTGTGAACCCCGCGCAGTGCCGCGGCCAGGTTGAGGGCGGAATCGCGCAGGCCCTGGGCGCTGCACTGTTCGAGAAGGTGCGCGTCAGCGACACCGGCGAGGTGCAGACTCGAATCCTGCGCGAGTACCACGTGCCCACCTTCGCCGACGTGCCGCGCACCGAGATCCTCTTCGCCGACACCGACGACGCCCTCGGGCCGATGGGCGCCAAATCCATGAGCGAGAGTCCGTTCAATCCGGTGGCCCCGGCGCTGGCCAACGCCGTCCGGGATGCCACGGGCCTGCGGTTCAGCGAGTTGCCGCTGGCGCGGGACTCCGTCTTCCTGGCCCTGCAGGCAGCGCGGACCGCCTAG
- a CDS encoding FAD-linked oxidase C-terminal domain-containing protein codes for MSLFSDSESTLDVSGPGASDALLGAAPHASRDAVHREHASTDRSGFVADTHPDGVVFAASAEDVAATLKLATAHRVPVVPRGAGTGLAGGSSARSGEVVLDVSGMNRILRIDPVEQLAVVQPGVLNAEINAAAAEYGLFYAPDPASTAICSIGGNIATNAGGMRCAKYGVTRESVLALRVILADGRELRTGRETIKGVTGYDLNALIIGSEGTLGVVVEATLRLRPLPVATATVAAFFPDVESAARAASAVVAARIQPSMMELMDGPTLEAVDAALGTNYRSRGASFLLVQTDGYGAFLEQDVVLDAVSPHAGSCSKAADDEEAAALVLARREAIPSLEKIGRVSIGDIGVPRGRLAEAVTGLEEISAATGARIFTIAHASDGNLHPMIVMDPQDSVTEGPAKEALGQMFFLANRLGGTLTGEHGVGLLKRDWVGAELGDVSLGVQHSIRRALDPLGILNPGKAL; via the coding sequence ATGAGTCTTTTCTCCGATTCCGAGTCCACCCTGGATGTGTCCGGGCCGGGGGCCAGCGACGCCCTGCTTGGGGCGGCCCCGCATGCCTCGCGCGACGCCGTCCACCGCGAACACGCCAGCACCGACCGCTCCGGCTTCGTCGCCGACACGCATCCGGACGGCGTCGTGTTTGCCGCCTCCGCCGAGGACGTGGCGGCCACCCTGAAGCTGGCGACCGCGCACCGCGTTCCGGTGGTGCCCCGCGGGGCCGGCACCGGGCTGGCCGGCGGATCCTCAGCCCGCTCCGGTGAAGTGGTGCTGGATGTCTCCGGAATGAATCGGATCCTGCGCATCGACCCGGTGGAACAGCTGGCCGTGGTCCAGCCCGGAGTGCTGAACGCGGAAATAAATGCGGCGGCTGCCGAGTACGGGCTGTTCTACGCACCGGATCCCGCGAGCACCGCCATCTGTTCCATTGGCGGGAACATCGCCACCAACGCCGGAGGAATGCGGTGCGCCAAATATGGCGTGACCCGTGAATCGGTGCTGGCGCTGCGGGTCATCCTGGCGGACGGGCGGGAGCTGCGCACCGGGCGGGAGACCATCAAGGGCGTCACCGGGTATGACCTGAACGCGCTGATCATCGGCTCCGAAGGAACGCTCGGCGTCGTCGTCGAGGCCACCCTACGGCTGCGTCCGCTGCCGGTGGCCACCGCCACCGTGGCGGCGTTCTTCCCCGACGTCGAAAGCGCCGCCCGGGCTGCGTCGGCGGTGGTGGCCGCCCGCATCCAACCGTCGATGATGGAGCTCATGGACGGGCCCACCCTCGAGGCCGTCGATGCTGCGCTGGGCACGAACTACCGGTCCCGCGGCGCTTCCTTCCTGCTGGTTCAGACTGACGGCTACGGCGCCTTCCTGGAACAGGATGTGGTGCTCGACGCCGTCAGTCCGCACGCCGGGTCCTGCAGCAAAGCCGCCGACGACGAGGAGGCCGCCGCCCTGGTGCTTGCACGGCGCGAGGCCATTCCGTCCCTGGAGAAGATCGGCCGCGTGTCGATCGGTGACATCGGCGTGCCGCGGGGCCGGCTGGCGGAAGCAGTCACCGGGCTGGAGGAGATCTCCGCCGCCACGGGTGCGCGCATCTTTACGATCGCCCATGCATCGGACGGAAACCTGCATCCCATGATTGTGATGGACCCGCAGGACTCGGTCACCGAAGGGCCGGCCAAGGAAGCGCTCGGGCAGATGTTTTTCCTTGCCAACCGGCTCGGCGGAACCCTGACCGGAGAGCACGGGGTGGGCCTGCTCAAGCGGGACTGGGTGGGTGCCGAACTCGGGGATGTCTCCCTGGGTGTTCAGCACTCCATCCGCCGCGCCCTGGACCCGCTGGGCATCCTGAATCCCGGAAAGGCCCTGTGA
- a CDS encoding L-lactate permease, giving the protein MDIQAQAFEQILDPVGGSLAISAVLAALPLLVLFVLLGVFRMKAYQAGVISLVLSILLAVIAWRMPVDQVVAATGLGAFYAIFPILWILINALWIYKLTVATPWFEVLGRTIRSISDDLRILSILIAFCFGALLESLAGFGAPVAIAAAMLMAAGMKPLKSAIVALLANTAPVAFGAMAAPIIALNGVTGIPLQELSSMTGRQTPFIALVVPLILVFLVDGKRGLRQTWPVALVSGFVFGLAQFVASNFFVVELTDVVAAVATVAAVLLMLRVWQPAEIIGMSGEVQETEVPDAQEAAAPKTTDTVESAAGQPGSGGRGRRSSGAPVSGAPASGAPVSGAPASGAPVGGTTASGAPPGAGKSAAAGGTTRPDARSVLMATAPYLIIIAVFSLAQVPGIKIWLTEIGSVTFRWPGLDVVDSNGKAVSAQTLRFDHIRATGTLLLFAGILTMLLYRIRPGQGLKVYGETLKQLRWTIVTVCAVLALSFVMNLSGQTTTLGVALASAGGFFALLSPLLGWIGVALTGSDTSSNSLFGQLQVAAANETGLSATLMAASNSSAGVMGKMLSLQNLAIAAAAVGLEGSESTLFRKLLGWSLGLLALMTLLVWLQSTSVLGWMVP; this is encoded by the coding sequence GTGGATATTCAGGCGCAGGCATTTGAACAGATTCTGGATCCAGTGGGGGGATCGCTGGCGATTTCGGCGGTTCTGGCTGCCCTGCCGCTGCTCGTGCTGTTTGTCCTGCTGGGAGTTTTCCGCATGAAGGCCTACCAGGCGGGAGTCATCAGCCTGGTGCTCTCCATCCTGCTGGCCGTGATTGCGTGGCGGATGCCCGTGGACCAGGTGGTGGCCGCCACCGGCCTCGGTGCGTTCTACGCGATCTTTCCGATCCTCTGGATTCTGATCAACGCTTTGTGGATCTACAAACTCACGGTAGCCACGCCCTGGTTCGAAGTGCTTGGCCGCACCATCCGTTCCATCTCCGATGACCTGCGGATCCTGTCCATCCTGATCGCGTTTTGCTTCGGTGCCCTGCTGGAGTCCCTGGCCGGCTTCGGTGCGCCCGTGGCCATCGCGGCAGCCATGCTGATGGCCGCCGGGATGAAGCCGCTGAAATCCGCCATCGTCGCGCTGCTGGCGAATACCGCCCCCGTCGCGTTCGGCGCGATGGCAGCCCCCATCATTGCGTTGAACGGGGTGACCGGGATTCCGCTCCAGGAACTGTCCTCCATGACCGGGCGGCAGACCCCCTTCATCGCCCTTGTGGTTCCGCTCATCCTGGTCTTCCTGGTGGACGGAAAACGCGGACTGCGGCAGACCTGGCCGGTGGCCCTCGTGTCAGGCTTCGTCTTCGGGCTCGCGCAGTTCGTGGCGTCGAACTTCTTCGTGGTGGAGCTGACCGACGTTGTGGCAGCAGTGGCCACCGTCGCCGCGGTGCTGCTCATGCTCCGGGTCTGGCAGCCGGCAGAAATCATCGGCATGTCCGGGGAGGTGCAGGAGACCGAAGTGCCTGACGCCCAAGAGGCAGCGGCTCCGAAAACCACTGACACCGTTGAATCGGCTGCCGGCCAGCCCGGCAGCGGCGGCCGGGGCCGGCGCTCTTCCGGCGCACCCGTCAGCGGAGCCCCGGCTTCCGGCGCACCCGTCAGCGGAGCCCCGGCTTCCGGCGCACCCGTCGGCGGTACCACGGCTTCCGGTGCACCCCCCGGTGCCGGTAAATCCGCTGCGGCGGGCGGCACCACCCGGCCTGATGCCCGCAGCGTGTTGATGGCCACCGCGCCTTACCTGATCATCATCGCGGTGTTTTCGCTGGCCCAGGTGCCCGGGATCAAGATCTGGCTGACCGAAATCGGCAGCGTCACGTTCCGCTGGCCCGGCTTGGACGTGGTGGACTCGAACGGCAAGGCGGTGAGCGCTCAGACCTTGCGCTTTGACCACATCCGGGCCACCGGCACGCTCCTGCTGTTTGCCGGAATCCTGACCATGCTGCTGTACCGGATCCGGCCGGGGCAGGGACTGAAGGTCTACGGGGAAACGCTCAAGCAGCTGCGCTGGACGATCGTGACGGTGTGCGCCGTGCTGGCGCTGTCCTTCGTGATGAACCTTTCCGGGCAAACCACCACGCTGGGCGTCGCCCTCGCGTCCGCCGGCGGATTCTTTGCCCTGCTGTCACCCCTGCTGGGCTGGATCGGGGTGGCCCTGACCGGATCCGACACATCCTCCAACTCGCTGTTCGGCCAACTGCAGGTTGCCGCCGCCAATGAAACCGGGCTGTCCGCCACCCTGATGGCGGCGTCGAACTCGTCGGCTGGCGTGATGGGCAAGATGCTGTCGCTGCAGAACCTCGCCATTGCCGCAGCAGCGGTGGGACTGGAAGGGTCCGAAAGCACCCTGTTCCGCAAACTCCTTGGCTGGAGCCTTGGGCTGCTGGCCCTGATGACGCTCCTGGTCTGGCTGCAATCCACCTCGGTCCTGGGATGGATGGTGCCGTAG
- a CDS encoding alanine/glycine:cation symporter family protein produces the protein MAPASEDGGLLGTIDSAVNSFFEPITTVFSGIVFFPITIGDFSFPAVVAWLILAGIVFTFYFGFIQFRGLKVAVQVVRGKFSSHDDPGEVPHFQALTSALSGTVGLGNIAGVGAAMALGGPGATFWMILAGLLGMASKFAECTLGVKYREVHADGSISGGPFKYLPVAFARFGRWPAKILTGIFAVAILIFGVAGGNMFQANQTFAQIQNVTGGDDGILGSAGAALVFGLVLAVLVAVVILGGIKSIGATTSKLVPAMAGIYIVACLFVIIVNFENVPAAFGAIIDGAFRPEGFAGGVVGVMIVGFQRASFSNEAGVGSAAIAHSAVKTRRPVSEGFVALFEPLVDTVLICTMTALAIIMASTPSLQAGIDQVQAGGSAPDGVILTSDAFATVLPWFPIVLSIAVALFAYSTLITWSYYGLKSWEYLFGRGKRREVTYKVIFLTFTVAGCVLSFSQVISFADAALFVCAFVNLLGVYLLLPVIKKEMKEYLADRKSGKLEMLGIDDQDIKEAAATA, from the coding sequence ATGGCACCGGCATCGGAGGACGGTGGTTTGCTCGGAACCATCGATTCCGCCGTCAACTCGTTCTTCGAACCGATCACCACGGTGTTCTCCGGGATCGTCTTCTTCCCGATCACCATCGGAGACTTCAGTTTCCCCGCCGTCGTCGCCTGGCTGATCCTGGCCGGCATCGTCTTCACGTTCTACTTCGGATTCATCCAGTTCCGCGGGCTGAAGGTCGCCGTGCAGGTGGTCCGCGGCAAGTTCTCCTCCCACGACGATCCGGGCGAGGTGCCGCACTTCCAGGCACTCACCTCCGCCCTTTCCGGCACCGTCGGCCTGGGCAACATTGCCGGCGTCGGTGCGGCCATGGCCCTGGGTGGCCCCGGCGCCACGTTCTGGATGATCCTGGCCGGGCTGCTCGGCATGGCCTCGAAGTTCGCTGAATGCACCCTCGGCGTGAAGTACCGCGAAGTCCATGCCGACGGCTCCATCAGCGGCGGTCCGTTCAAATACCTGCCCGTGGCCTTCGCGCGCTTCGGCCGGTGGCCGGCCAAAATCCTCACCGGAATCTTTGCGGTCGCGATCCTGATCTTCGGTGTGGCCGGCGGCAACATGTTCCAGGCCAACCAGACGTTCGCGCAGATCCAGAACGTCACCGGCGGCGACGACGGCATCCTCGGCAGCGCGGGAGCGGCCCTGGTCTTCGGGCTGGTCCTGGCCGTCCTGGTGGCCGTGGTGATCCTGGGCGGCATCAAATCGATCGGCGCCACCACCTCCAAGCTGGTGCCCGCCATGGCCGGCATCTACATTGTGGCCTGCCTGTTCGTCATCATCGTCAACTTCGAGAACGTCCCGGCAGCCTTCGGCGCCATCATTGACGGCGCCTTCCGCCCCGAGGGCTTCGCCGGCGGCGTCGTCGGCGTCATGATCGTCGGCTTCCAGCGGGCATCCTTCTCCAACGAGGCGGGTGTCGGCTCCGCGGCCATCGCCCACTCGGCGGTCAAGACCCGCCGCCCGGTCAGCGAAGGCTTCGTGGCGCTCTTCGAGCCGCTCGTGGACACTGTCCTCATCTGCACCATGACGGCGCTGGCCATCATCATGGCTTCCACGCCCAGCCTGCAGGCGGGAATCGACCAGGTCCAGGCCGGCGGATCTGCGCCCGACGGCGTCATCCTCACCTCCGATGCCTTCGCCACCGTCCTGCCCTGGTTCCCGATCGTGCTCTCCATCGCCGTCGCGCTCTTCGCCTACTCCACCCTCATTACCTGGTCCTACTACGGCCTGAAGTCCTGGGAGTACCTCTTCGGCCGGGGCAAGCGCCGCGAGGTCACCTACAAAGTCATCTTCCTGACCTTCACCGTGGCCGGCTGCGTGCTGTCCTTCAGCCAGGTCATCAGCTTCGCCGACGCCGCGCTCTTTGTCTGCGCGTTCGTGAACCTGCTCGGCGTCTACCTGCTGCTGCCCGTGATCAAGAAGGAAATGAAGGAGTACCTGGCGGACCGCAAGAGCGGAAAGCTGGAGATGCTCGGCATCGACGACCAGGACATCAAGGAGGCGGCAGCCACCGCCTGA